AGATTATCGGAGGATCCCTGGGAGGGTTGGCTTTCCTCGCTTTACTCACCGCTGGCCTGTATAAGGTGAGACACTGAGGTGACACAATTAGGTTTTCaccttgtttgtttcttttcatttaattattttgcatttctttgttatttttttctcaggctGGATTTTTCAAGAGTAAATACCAGGACATGATGAAAGATGATGCAGCAGATCCAGGGGTCGACGGAGATGCATCAGCACCAGaataacaaatacaaaatcaGATGATGTCCCACAGACACCAACTGTTTCCAGATCCAGTACTTTAATACTGTAGCATTAGCCTGCTGATCGCAGCTGACTGCAAAACCGTTACATCTATACCATGATCTTTATGATTATCTCTGATTAGTTCACACGTGCCATTACTCAGAGCTGTTCTATAACATTTTGCCATTTCCAGGAATGTACATGATTTGTATGGAAGAAGACCACTTTGGATTCATTCAACTAAAAAGCTtggctgtgtctgaaatcactcCCTTGCTCACTCATCCACTATTTCCTGTAGTAGAGGCTTTCAACCAGGAGGTCAGGACCCCAACAAGGGGtcataaaatgaaaagaagcaaGGAACTGTAAAtcaataatgtttagttttaccTAGGGATGTCAACGGCtcagaatatttttgaccagttacgCATGTTGGTCTGCAGGTTTATTTTGCTACTCTTTAGTTAACTGCACTGTGCGCCAttcaaagctaatgttagctagctgtgCCGCTCATTCTAAGCTAGAATGGAACAGAATAAAATGCTAgcaatgtgtttctgttgaaacattgtgcccaccctctgtTCTCCCCCCAGGGCTCCCCAGTGAATAAGCAGCTCAGTTTTAAGCCACAAACCCACTGTAGCATTGCTAACTTCTGTTCGtaccgttagcagtgtcagcgCAGTTTATGCTAAAGGGGTTTAGCACCTCAAAATGAAAGACACACCATCAAGCGCGGTGCTGTTGTAATGGAGATGAAAATCCACGCTGGACTGACGTGCTGAGTCAAACCAAGTCAAACTAAGCTAGCAACTCGttgtggaaaaacagcatgttTCCGTAACAAAAGTAGCAGTCATTGCCGAATTGaactatggctaagtcccgccctcaaacgtgatgagccaatcacagtgcgtatagccattcccattatacactcggacattctctgcctggacgttcattgaaatgcattacagaaagtcagttttgtttggttttatgagctttttcagagatttgaagtttaaacatggtcaaacggtgtgcatggggtacatgcaactccgacacaaggtatcctgagaggctgggtgacgaggtgtattttttacactttaaaccacatctcaaccgagaaaagtgtctcctttggataaagttgtgtggtaacgttagaccacatcATCTCaatgtgaataagattaacaatgatgtctacatctgttctaaggtaagtcaacatcgtgtttgaggcaacatattgtctggaaagaaatacaaagttatctttaacatctctagctaacgttagctaaagttagcctaacgttagctcctagctgctgttcatcatgtcaccttgttcgctgggagttcattagcctattttttttgtagttttgtacttcggtgatcgtacatcattgttagctgttgtccaaagggctctagttaagctaacgttaacttctggagcttagcttcattaatttatctgtaatcgcagagataacaaaggttggcaaacgttatgctgaatgattcagcgtaaatactgtagcaccaaactaacggagagacactcttggtaaactggtaaaaaggctgttatccttttctcatattctgagccaaaaaccttaacttcagtgatactttaacttgttgtctttgatggcgatggcaacgagatgcggttcacaagcgtacactgtgacctgtaaattttggcttgtaattttgcttttcatcgaccttctcaacaatgaaatgatgaatacatccctccaatgtgtagtttaggcccttttggttacttctcaatgacatctgatcattatgtttccaaaaatcatcaattccCTCCTGCTAAATGccatgtactgtgacacctgccatagcgcccagtcactgaatgttgatagtttgtccgagtgagtggaggggggcgtggcttagctaTAGGTCACTTAGCAGCACCACTTAACCAGCTAGCTCACACTctggtggtgcacagtgcaaaGCAGCCAAGGCTAACATTGGCTAACCAGACACAactacatcacaaaacattaaaatctcACCTTCTTGAAATGGACATTGCTTtgaaagagtaactaaacctcACCTCAGGATTTCGACCAAAGTGACTCCTCTTTGGGTCGTGGAAAAGAGTATCAAAATGGACAGTGCTGGTTAAGACACGCCCAGTCACTCATTGCGCTGCCTCttgaccacacacacattagctCCATTAGCAATGAACAATGATAGCACCCACACTTGAACGCATGTGAAAGGTCGTACGaagtggttgcttttttttttttctcttaaaaataAACCAGTTAGTTACTGGTTAGAAGGTGTTAGGATATTAAAAGCAAAATAAgccaaaactgacatccctagtttTACCTCTTCAGGCcactaaaaataatttaaattaaacagTCTGATCAGAGACGTCTCAGACATGCACCCTGTGACCAAGGACCTCATGTAGACATTGGTACGTATTAGGGAgtcaaaattaatttatttaaaaaaaggtggGAACTACTTAACTTATATCACAGATGCACAATAATTGTATAAAATGGTGGAGGGTGAATGTTGTGCCATTAGAGAGTGTTTTCAGACACAGCCCATGTGATGCCATGTGGCAGGAGGCTTTACAAAATGACTGTACATTTTTCTGACTCAAATTTTGGACTGAATAACTCACTGTTTGGCTACAGtgacatttttgcttttgtattttctgtgaGCTATGCGTGTCAATTTGTAGAATTTATTGTGAAGTGAAAAACACAGTATGACCACCTGGACTCTGGTTTTATCCCATCTTGTACTGTAAAACTGCTGAAAGTGAAACAGCAACACTGAGACATTTATTTTATGCTTCATCGATATTTATTATACATGtgattaaatttttttttgtctttatttaagAGGATTTACCTTCATACATGAGTTAACATTGCATTTTTAAGTAGAAAGACATCAGAGGTGAAGTGGAATACAGAATAAATAACACAGAAGTTCCTTCATTTAACTGGATTCAGTGAAACACGCGATAAAAAGGCATTTCTCTGTACAATTTATTCATAGAAAAAATTCATCGTACtacagtaaaacattttttgttattataaaaataaacttttcagGAAGTGCCTGACAAGTGACCTGAGTATCTTTAGTGCATTTACAGAGCGGAGTGTTTATTTGCACCTGGGTGAAGttagtcacactgcagctgttcAGCTATTTACACCCATCCATATTTGATGTGTCCTCATCGAAGTGGTTGAGATTAGGGTAAAGGGGTCATGGTTAGGGCTAGTATGAGCCAATCTTgaatattctctgagattaaagtgGTAAATTTACACAAATAAACTCAAAAATGTACTGCCAGAAGGCCAGGTGATGTAGGATAAAGAGCGACTCAGTCCACTGGGGGAGTAAGATGTGGTGGGTAAATGTGTCAAGCACAGaactttcacacaggagacgGGGATATAAGTCAGTGCTGACTTATTATTTTTGGGttgtataaagctgctgaatatACACTGTGTAAATAAACTTTATCAGAATAGCTAAATAGACCTGTTCGTGTTAACGTCATATTTGGACATAGCATTACTGGCAAAGGACACCTGGGTGCAAATAGAACTTGCCTTCATGGAGAGGGCAATGATGAACAACTTCAACCACCCAAGCTGACAACAGACCTACCACCCtgacaacagaaacactgaggtaACAGGAACAACGAAAGACAGGAATAATGAAATTGAGAAACCCGCTGCAGCTGATGCAGGGGACGGCATGTCGTCAACTGTCTCCTTTAAGAAGGACCCGTATCTTGAAGTTTTGGCAAAGACCTGAATATCAGCGCGAAGTGATTTGCTTTCACTCACTGATACAACGGCCACTTGGAACCAAGACGTGTCCGACTTGCACAGCAGAGGGGTGCCCTGATCCCCctgcaaatgcaaacacacaagatTCATCATCAGTGAGACTCCTCTGCCTTGATGACAGGGTAAACAGATTTCAGAAACACTGGTGGATGGGAAAACTTGTACCTGTTGAAGGTCCATGGCATAAGTGCAGATGTTCTCCGAATTAGAACTATTCCCACAATTGGCCACCTCAGTTTCAAGGTCTCGGAGGTTCGAACCAGCTTTAACAGTGCATGGAAAAATCATATTTAATCACATAAATTCTTAAATGATGATCATCAAATGATGTCTGCATATATGAGGCAACTATTAAAAATCTGCTTTCTCTAACACAAAAGCTTGATATACCCATACCTTTGCTCTTGCTGCCCATCTCCCAACCTGCCACCCAGCAGCGACTCCCACTGGGGAAGGTTCTGTCGCTGCTGACATCCAAACACACGGGCTGGGTATAATCTGTCAATATGACCGGttcagtcagcagcagcactgcaaTATTGGAACCTGTCATTTGGCTCAGTATAATCCTCGCAACACCAACAGACATCTCAAACTCTTCAGAGCCATTCACAAGTTGCTGGCCCACAAACACACTCCACTCACGGGCATCTGGATTGGAGCTGTCAGGAGGATAGAGGGTACCATATTCTGTTATCTCAAGCTTAAATGTTATACAATGAATAATGACTATAAAAACGTATTCTATTCTTACGTGGAGAAGCATTGTGCAGAAGTAAGGACGAAACGGCGAGAGATGAGGGATCCTCCACAAGTGTAGACCCCATTTTTGTGGAGACTAACCATCCAGGGCCACGTCCCTCCAGGTACAAAACCACTGTCACCTATGGCACGACTGTTCATTGGAGCTTTGCCACACACTGAAGCTAAAtgttaaaaagtgaaaaatgaagagaagcagaaataaatgacagaggaaaacaacacaatccaaATTTAAACAGTGGTAAAATTTGGTCTTAATATTTTTTCAGGACACTCACATGCAGAAGTGGTTGCAATTTGGGAAGTAGTACTTGGTTTTTTGGTCGGTGAAGATGTTGAGGGAACTGGCAGACCAGGACAGGTGAAGCTGCTGTCAGCATCCAGCCCACTGGAGGTGAAGCGCACAAAGCCTGGCTGATCAGAGCTGATGTGGGAGTTGATCCAGGACTGGTAACTGGACACTCTGGAGTAGACTCCAGGCAGATTGGGACGAGCACAGCCAAAACCAAAACTAACAACTCCAGACTGGACCCACACGGAGCCCTGCTGGTTCACCATTGGACCTCCTGAGTCACCCTGAGGAGACGGAGAGGACACGTGTGAGGATTTCACTCCATCCTAAACACATTTAGCAACAAGTGACAGATTGAATGAAGCAGCCTACCTGACATGAGTCTTTGCCTCCTGCCAGAAGACCAGCACAGATCATGTTGTCTGTGATTGTACCCACTCCATTCAGACAGTTACACTGTCTGTTTCCCACAACTGGCACCTCCACTTCTTGAAGAGTTTCAGGGAACGGTAATGACACTGAGGAAGCAACAACAAGAGAGACAATTCACACATCCATCTGCTGTTTATAGGACACTGAAACAAAAGTGTTTGTCAGCAACAAGCAGActcacctccctcctccactgcgCCCCAGCCAGTGACCCAGCTATCAGTACCGCTGTTGAACACACTGTCACTGGCTGCCAGACACACAGGTCTGATGTAGTCTGTGAATGTGACTGGTGAGGAGAGTCTGAGCAGAGCAATGTCGTTGTTGCTGGTGTCACTGTCATAGTTTGGATGCAGAATGATTGTGGCAACAGTTCTGGACACTTCGTTTGGGTTTTCGCCCTGCAGGTTCTGACGACCGAGAGAAACCTGCCATCCAGACGTACTCGAACTGaagtaaaaatgataaaaatatattaGTTTTGGGAAGAACATGGACTAAAAGTCAAACCAAAGATTCAAACACTGAATATTTGATCTCTtctaatattacagttacccaCCTGGAGAAGCAGTGAGCAGCAGACATCACCCACTCTCTGTTGATGAGGGAACCACCACAAACATGGCCGCCAAATCTCTGCAGACTAACCTGCCAGGGCCAACTTCCAGCTGGAGCATCTTCACCTCCAACTATCCTGTTGTTCAGGGGAGTGATGCCACACACTGCAAACAACAGGGCATAGAAAGAGAACCTTAAATTAGCAACACAGGCTAACAATACTTACAGAGGCTACTAAATGCAAtcggggtgggggtggggtggggggtcaGCAGCAATAGTAACGATGTATGATTAACtatacaaaaaaatcataacTAAATACTATGATGTTACATCAGAACAGACACTCTGGCCGACAGCATGACACAACATGGTAACATGAAAGGGCTGAAAGCAACACAGATACTGGACAAATTGTTTCCTTGTCtgttat
The Epinephelus moara isolate mb chromosome 13, YSFRI_EMoa_1.0, whole genome shotgun sequence genome window above contains:
- the LOC126399600 gene encoding transmembrane protease serine 9-like translates to MSAAHCFSSSSTSGWRVSLGRQNLQGANPNEVSRRVSRIILHPNYDSDTSNNDIALLRLSSPVTFTDYIRPVCLAASDSVFNSGTDSWVTGWGAVEEGVSLPFPETLQEVEVPVVGNRQCNCLNGVGTITDNMICAGLLAGGKDSCQGDSGGPMVNQQGSVWVQSGVVSFGFGCARPNLPGVYSRVSSYQSWINSHISSDQPGFVRFTSSGLDADSSFTCPGLPPPPAAATGTAAPDTTTSPGSTVSSAELCGITPLNNRIVGGEDAPAGSWPWQVSLQRFGGHVCGGSLINREWVMSAAHCFSSSSTSGWQVSLGRQNLQGENPNEVSRTVARIILHPNYDSDTSNNDIALLRLSSPVTFTDYIRPVCLAASDSVFNSGTDSWVTGWGAVEEGVSLPFPETLQEVEVPVVGNRQCNCLNGVGTITDNMICAGLLAGGKDSCQGDSGGPMVNQQGSVWVQSGVVSFGFGCARPNLPGVYSRVSSYQSWINSHISSDQPGFVRFTSSGLDADSSFTCPGLPPPPAATGTAAPDTATDAGSTDSSAELCGITPLNNRIVGGEDAPAGSWPWQVSLQRFGGHVCGGSLINREWVMSAAHCFSSSSTSGWQVSLGRQNLQGENPNEVSRTVATIILHPNYDSDTSNNDIALLRLSSPVTFTDYIRPVCLAASDSVFNSGTDSWVTGWGAVEEGVSLPFPETLQEVEVPVVGNRQCNCLNGVGTITDNMICAGLLAGGKDSCQGDSGGPMVNQQGSVWVQSGVVSFGFGCARPNLPGVYSRVSSYQSWINSHISSDQPGFVRFTSSGLDADSSFTCPGLPVPSTSSPTKKPSTTSQIATTSASSVCGKAPMNSRAIGDSGFVPGGTWPWMVSLHKNGVYTCGGSLISRRFVLTSAQCFSTSNPDAREWSVFVGQQLVNGSEEFEMSVGVARIILSQMTGSNIAVLLLTEPVILTDYTQPVCLDVSSDRTFPSGSRCWVAGWEMGSKSKAGSNLRDLETEVANCGNSSNSENICTYAMDLQQGDQGTPLLCKSDTSWFQVAVVSVSESKSLRADIQVFAKTSRYGSFLKETVDDMPSPASAAAGFSISLFLSFVVPVTSVFLLSGW